In one window of Skermanella rosea DNA:
- the bamA gene encoding outer membrane protein assembly factor BamA, protein MLAACTTTATSTIALAQGLPTTVAQANFSGGTISDIRVEGTQRIEPTTVRSYLVVRPGDPFSPSRIDDSLKALFATGLFADVTLRREGNTLVVNVVENPIINRIAFEGNQRIEDADLEREVQLRPRVVYTRTRVQNDVQRLLEIYRRSGRFAATVEPKVIQLDQNRVDLVFEIDEGARTGVRRINFIGNEMFSDSRLREEIQTRESRWYRFLTTDDTYDPDRLTFDRDRLRRFYLSRGYADFRVVSAVAELTPDRDGFFITFTVEEGERYKFGKVGLETELRDLDAESLRDRLTTEEGDWYNAEEVETSIANLTNAVGDLQYAFVDIQPRIVRNRETRTIDVVYEIGEGPRVFVDRIDITGNVRTLDRVIRREMLLVEGDPFNTSKLRRSERRIRDLGFFERVNISTAEGVQPDRSVIQVDVQEQSTGEIEIGAGFSTIDGPLANFGIRERNLLGRGQDLRFAATVSGRTQEFDLSFTEPYFLERDLAAGIDLFRITRDNQDESSYDEANTGIGFRLGYPLTERLRQRLNYTLQQTEIENVAADASRFIREQQGSRIVSLVGQELLYDARDSRINPTDGYFIRLNNEVAGLGGDAQFSRNRLGAGVYFPVTEGTVLSFLGEVGFIVGIGEDVAISDRFFIGGDSLRGFAPAGIGPRELVSDDSLGGNRFARGSVELAFPIGLPDEFGVTGHTFSDFGTLGDVDATAQNANERLVDDDAIRLSVGAGISWRSPLGPIRVDLAFPILKEDYDKREEFRFSFGTRF, encoded by the coding sequence GTGCTGGCTGCGTGCACGACGACGGCTACGTCGACCATCGCACTGGCCCAGGGACTGCCGACCACGGTGGCGCAGGCCAATTTTTCCGGCGGCACCATTTCGGACATCCGGGTGGAAGGCACCCAGCGAATCGAGCCGACGACGGTACGGTCGTATCTGGTGGTCAGGCCCGGAGATCCCTTCAGCCCGTCGCGGATCGACGATTCGCTGAAGGCCCTGTTCGCCACCGGCCTGTTCGCGGACGTGACCCTGCGGCGCGAGGGAAATACCCTCGTGGTCAACGTGGTCGAGAACCCGATCATCAACCGGATCGCCTTCGAGGGTAACCAGCGGATCGAGGACGCCGACCTGGAGCGCGAAGTCCAGCTTCGGCCCCGCGTCGTCTACACGCGGACGCGCGTTCAGAACGATGTCCAGCGCCTGCTCGAGATCTATCGGCGCAGCGGTCGATTCGCCGCGACGGTCGAGCCGAAGGTCATCCAGTTGGACCAGAACCGCGTCGACCTGGTGTTCGAGATCGACGAGGGCGCCCGCACCGGCGTTCGCCGGATCAACTTCATCGGCAACGAGATGTTCAGCGACAGCCGGCTGCGGGAGGAGATCCAGACCCGCGAGTCGCGCTGGTACCGGTTCCTGACCACCGACGACACCTACGATCCCGACCGTCTGACCTTCGACCGCGATCGGCTGCGCCGCTTCTACCTGTCGCGCGGCTATGCGGATTTCCGGGTCGTCTCGGCGGTCGCCGAGCTGACGCCCGACCGCGACGGCTTCTTCATCACCTTCACGGTGGAGGAGGGCGAGCGCTACAAGTTCGGCAAGGTCGGCCTGGAAACCGAGCTGCGCGACCTCGACGCCGAAAGCCTGCGCGACCGGCTCACCACCGAGGAAGGCGACTGGTACAACGCCGAGGAGGTCGAGACCTCGATCGCCAACCTGACCAATGCCGTCGGCGATCTGCAGTATGCCTTCGTGGACATCCAGCCGCGGATCGTCCGCAACCGCGAGACCCGGACGATCGACGTCGTCTACGAGATCGGCGAAGGCCCGCGCGTCTTCGTCGACCGGATCGATATCACCGGCAACGTCCGGACCCTGGACCGGGTGATCCGGCGCGAAATGCTGCTGGTCGAGGGCGATCCGTTCAACACGTCGAAGCTGAGGCGGTCCGAGCGCCGCATCCGCGACCTCGGGTTCTTCGAACGGGTCAACATCTCGACGGCGGAAGGCGTCCAGCCCGACCGGTCCGTCATCCAGGTCGACGTCCAGGAGCAGTCGACCGGCGAGATCGAGATCGGCGCCGGCTTCTCCACGATCGACGGTCCCCTCGCCAATTTCGGTATCCGGGAGCGCAACCTGCTCGGTCGCGGCCAGGACCTGCGGTTCGCCGCGACCGTGTCCGGGCGGACGCAGGAATTCGACCTCAGCTTCACCGAGCCCTATTTCCTGGAGCGCGACCTTGCGGCGGGCATCGACCTGTTCCGGATCACCCGCGACAACCAGGATGAAAGCTCCTACGACGAGGCCAATACCGGCATCGGCTTCAGGCTGGGATATCCGCTGACCGAACGCCTGCGCCAGCGGCTGAACTATACCCTGCAGCAGACGGAGATCGAGAACGTCGCGGCCGACGCCTCCCGCTTCATCCGGGAGCAGCAGGGAAGCCGCATCGTCTCGCTGGTTGGTCAGGAACTGCTGTACGACGCGCGCGACAGCCGGATCAACCCGACCGACGGCTACTTCATCCGCCTCAACAACGAGGTCGCGGGCCTGGGCGGCGACGCGCAGTTCTCGCGCAACCGGCTGGGCGCCGGCGTCTATTTCCCGGTCACCGAAGGAACGGTCCTCAGCTTCCTGGGCGAGGTCGGGTTCATCGTCGGCATCGGCGAGGACGTGGCGATTTCCGATCGCTTCTTCATCGGCGGCGACAGCCTGCGCGGCTTCGCTCCGGCCGGTATCGGCCCGCGCGAACTGGTCAGCGACGACAGCCTGGGCGGCAACCGGTTCGCCCGCGGCAGCGTCGAGCTGGCCTTCCCGATCGGATTGCCGGACGAGTTCGGCGTGACCGGCCATACCTTCAGCGACTTCGGCACCTTGGGCGACGTCGACGCGACGGCTCAGAACGCGAACGAGCGTCTGGTCGATGACGACGCGATCCGGCTTTCCGTCGGCGCCGGCATCTCCTGGCGGTCGCCCCTCGGCCCCATCCGCGTCGATCTGGCCTTCCCGATCCTGAAGGAGGACTACGACAAGAGAGAGGAGTTCCGCTTCAGCTTCGGCACCAGGTTCTAG
- the fabZ gene encoding 3-hydroxyacyl-ACP dehydratase FabZ, whose amino-acid sequence MEVTSANQATDHPGSEEQSGIDIDILRVMEMIPHRYPMLMIDRVTNVVANVSAVGVKNVTINEHFFQGHFPQRPVMPGVLIVEAMAQTAGVLVVHTLGADAEGKLVYFMSIDDARFRKPVTPGDTVHIHVTKLQHRRNVWKFKGEAKVNGVLCSEATFAAMILDE is encoded by the coding sequence ATGGAAGTAACCTCCGCCAATCAGGCGACCGACCATCCGGGCAGCGAAGAGCAGAGCGGCATCGACATCGATATCCTGCGAGTCATGGAGATGATTCCGCACCGCTATCCCATGTTGATGATCGACCGCGTCACCAATGTCGTGGCCAATGTCAGCGCCGTGGGGGTCAAGAACGTCACGATCAACGAGCATTTCTTCCAGGGCCATTTCCCGCAACGGCCGGTGATGCCGGGCGTCCTGATCGTCGAGGCGATGGCGCAGACCGCCGGGGTGCTGGTGGTGCATACGCTTGGAGCGGACGCCGAGGGCAAGCTCGTCTATTTCATGTCGATCGACGATGCGCGCTTCCGCAAGCCGGTCACCCCGGGCGACACCGTCCACATCCATGTGACCAAGCTGCAGCACCGCCGCAACGTTTGGAAGTTCAAGGGCGAGGCCAAGGTGAACGGCGTCCTCTGTTCGGAGGCGACCTTCGCCGCGATGATCCTGGATGAGTGA
- the frr gene encoding ribosome recycling factor has protein sequence MADPDIDSLSRRMDGALESLRKEFGGLRTGRASASLLEPITVEAYGQQMPLNQVGTISVPEARLITVQVWDRGMVKAVEKAIRDGGLGLNPQTDGQNVRVPIPDLNQERRAELSKVASRYAEQARVAVRNVRRDGMDMLKRMEKGGDISQDEHKTWADEVQSMTDAHIKKIDEALAAKEKEIMQV, from the coding sequence GTGGCCGACCCTGATATTGACTCGCTCAGCCGCCGCATGGACGGCGCCCTGGAGTCGCTGCGCAAGGAATTCGGCGGGCTGCGCACTGGCCGCGCCTCCGCCAGCCTGCTGGAACCGATCACCGTCGAGGCCTATGGCCAGCAGATGCCGCTCAATCAGGTCGGGACCATCAGCGTGCCCGAAGCGCGCCTGATCACGGTGCAGGTCTGGGACCGCGGCATGGTCAAGGCCGTCGAGAAGGCGATCCGCGACGGCGGTCTGGGGCTGAACCCTCAGACCGATGGCCAGAACGTCCGCGTGCCGATCCCGGACCTCAACCAGGAACGCCGGGCCGAACTGTCCAAGGTCGCTTCCCGCTACGCCGAACAGGCCCGCGTCGCCGTGCGCAACGTACGCCGCGACGGCATGGACATGCTGAAGCGCATGGAAAAGGGCGGCGACATCAGCCAGGATGAACATAAAACCTGGGCCGACGAGGTCCAGTCCATGACCGACGCTCACATCAAGAAGATCGACGAAGCGCTCGCGGCCAAGGAAAAAGAGATCATGCAGGTCTGA
- the lpxA gene encoding acyl-ACP--UDP-N-acetylglucosamine O-acyltransferase → MTESIHPTAIVDPAARIGSSVVIGPFCVVGADVVLEDGVRLHSHVVVEGRTRVGPGTQIFPFASIGHAPQDLKFHGEPSELIIGANNRIREHVTMNPGTEGGGMVTRVGDNCLFMMASHVAHDCIIGNNVILANNATLGGHVTVGDHAILGGLSAVHQFVRIGAHAMIGGMSGVEQDVIPFGLVMGERARLNGLNLVGLQRRGFGKDDIRALRAAYKLLFAAEKTLAERVEQVGAEFGEQPVVGDILSFIRAEASRPICQPRAENAS, encoded by the coding sequence ATGACTGAAAGCATCCATCCAACGGCGATCGTCGATCCGGCGGCCCGCATCGGTTCGTCCGTGGTGATCGGCCCCTTCTGCGTGGTCGGTGCCGACGTCGTGCTGGAGGATGGTGTCCGCCTGCATTCCCACGTGGTCGTCGAAGGGCGGACGAGGGTCGGCCCCGGCACCCAGATCTTTCCTTTCGCGTCGATCGGACACGCTCCCCAGGACCTGAAGTTCCACGGCGAGCCGTCGGAACTGATCATCGGCGCCAACAACCGCATCCGTGAGCATGTCACCATGAACCCCGGTACCGAAGGCGGCGGGATGGTGACCCGGGTCGGGGACAACTGCCTGTTCATGATGGCGTCGCATGTCGCCCATGACTGCATCATCGGCAACAACGTGATCCTGGCCAACAACGCGACCCTGGGCGGCCACGTCACGGTGGGCGACCACGCGATCCTGGGTGGCCTGTCGGCGGTCCACCAGTTCGTCCGGATCGGTGCCCACGCCATGATCGGCGGCATGTCCGGCGTCGAGCAGGACGTCATTCCGTTCGGGCTCGTGATGGGCGAGCGCGCCCGGCTGAACGGCCTCAACCTCGTCGGCCTGCAACGCCGGGGCTTCGGCAAGGACGATATCCGCGCCCTGAGGGCGGCCTACAAGCTGCTGTTCGCCGCGGAGAAGACGCTGGCCGAGCGGGTCGAACAGGTCGGCGCCGAATTCGGCGAACAGCCCGTCGTCGGGGATATCCTGTCCTTCATCCGCGCCGAAGCCTCGCGCCCGATTTGCCAGCCCCGCGCGGAGAATGCCTCCTAA
- a CDS encoding 1-deoxy-D-xylulose-5-phosphate reductoisomerase, producing the protein MVVAGARMSEPTGSPRRVTILGSTGSVGRNTVDLISRDPGAYAVEALTAGRNVAHLVEQARTLRPALVVIADPAGYQPLRDALAGSGIEVAAGPEAVVEAARRPADWVMAAIVGAAGLEPTLAAARRGAVVAFANKECLVCAGPLMMDVVRDCGATLLPVDSEHNAIYQVFDFERRDSIRRLLLTASGGPFRQSSRAQMAEAGPEQACAHPTWQMGAKISVDSATMMNKGLEIIEAHFLFAMPEERIDVVVHPQSVIHSMVEYVDGSVLAQMGTPDMRTPIAFALGWPKRIPTPAAPLDLIGAGTLTFEAPDPERFPALRLARHALQSGGGAPTILNAANEVAVQGFLERRIGFLDIERVVEQSLERLPHSRLDHLDDVRHIDAEARRQASEILARCSE; encoded by the coding sequence ATGGTGGTAGCAGGCGCGCGTATGTCGGAGCCGACCGGATCTCCCCGGCGCGTCACGATCCTTGGATCGACCGGTTCGGTCGGCCGCAATACGGTGGACCTGATCTCCCGCGATCCGGGAGCCTACGCAGTCGAGGCGCTGACCGCCGGCCGCAATGTGGCGCATCTGGTCGAGCAGGCCAGGACGCTGCGCCCGGCGCTCGTGGTGATCGCCGATCCGGCGGGCTATCAGCCGCTGCGTGACGCGCTGGCCGGGAGCGGGATCGAGGTCGCCGCCGGGCCGGAGGCGGTGGTCGAGGCTGCCCGGCGGCCGGCCGACTGGGTGATGGCCGCCATCGTGGGCGCCGCCGGGCTGGAGCCCACGCTGGCCGCCGCTCGGCGCGGCGCCGTCGTCGCCTTCGCCAACAAGGAATGCCTGGTCTGTGCCGGACCCCTGATGATGGACGTGGTGCGGGATTGCGGTGCCACGCTGCTGCCGGTCGACAGCGAGCATAACGCAATCTACCAGGTGTTCGACTTCGAGCGGCGGGATTCGATCCGGCGTCTGCTGCTGACCGCTTCGGGCGGGCCTTTCCGCCAATCCTCCAGGGCGCAGATGGCCGAAGCCGGGCCGGAGCAGGCATGCGCCCACCCGACTTGGCAGATGGGTGCCAAGATCTCGGTCGACAGCGCCACCATGATGAACAAGGGCCTGGAGATCATCGAGGCGCATTTCCTGTTCGCCATGCCCGAGGAACGCATCGACGTGGTGGTTCATCCGCAATCGGTGATCCACAGCATGGTCGAGTATGTCGACGGCTCGGTGCTAGCCCAGATGGGAACGCCCGACATGCGGACTCCGATCGCCTTCGCGCTGGGCTGGCCGAAGCGGATCCCCACGCCGGCCGCCCCGCTGGATCTGATCGGCGCCGGTACGCTGACCTTCGAGGCGCCGGACCCTGAGAGGTTCCCGGCGCTGCGCCTCGCCCGCCACGCCTTGCAAAGCGGCGGAGGCGCTCCTACAATTTTGAACGCGGCGAACGAAGTGGCCGTCCAGGGATTCCTGGAACGGCGCATCGGTTTCCTGGATATCGAGCGCGTGGTCGAGCAGTCGCTGGAGCGGTTGCCACATTCGCGCCTTGATCATCTGGACGATGTGCGCCACATCGACGCGGAAGCTCGCCGTCAAGCGAGCGAAATCTTGGCCCGCTGCAGCGAATAG
- the rseP gene encoding RIP metalloprotease RseP: protein MEFLTGLWTYVIPFLVVLTVLVFVHELGHYWVARRNGVRIETFSIGFGPELFGRTDRAGTRWKFSAIPLGGYVKMFGDADAASTPSGAVRTMTPQEREVSFFHKRLGQRAAIVAAGPIANFLFAIIGLTLLFSLYGQPYTPPDIGTVQEQSAAARAGILPGDVIVEIDGQPIERFEEVQQIVRFNQGTPLALVVERDGSRLPLTVTPEITQITDRMGNTHSIGLLGIGRAGMEYRRHDPLTALWQAGRETVNLTVGTLGAVGQMISGSRGTEELGGPLRIAQMSGEVAQSGVVALVWFMAILSVNLGLINLFPIPMLDGGHLLFYAVEAIRGKPLGDRAQEYGFRIGLALVLTLMVFATWNDLVHLRVVDFFRDLIS, encoded by the coding sequence ATGGAATTCCTCACCGGTCTGTGGACCTACGTCATCCCCTTCCTGGTCGTCCTGACCGTGCTCGTGTTCGTTCACGAACTCGGGCACTACTGGGTCGCCCGCCGCAACGGCGTGCGCATCGAGACCTTCTCGATCGGGTTCGGTCCGGAGCTGTTCGGCCGCACGGATCGCGCGGGCACCCGGTGGAAGTTCAGCGCGATCCCGCTCGGCGGCTACGTCAAGATGTTCGGCGACGCCGACGCGGCCAGCACGCCCAGCGGCGCGGTCCGGACCATGACCCCGCAGGAGCGCGAGGTTTCCTTCTTCCACAAGCGCCTGGGCCAGCGCGCCGCGATCGTGGCGGCCGGCCCGATCGCCAACTTCCTGTTCGCCATCATCGGCCTGACGCTGCTGTTCTCGCTCTACGGGCAGCCCTACACGCCGCCGGACATCGGCACGGTGCAGGAGCAGAGCGCCGCCGCCCGCGCGGGCATCCTGCCGGGCGACGTCATCGTGGAGATCGACGGCCAGCCGATCGAGCGTTTCGAGGAGGTCCAGCAGATCGTCCGGTTCAACCAGGGAACCCCCCTGGCGCTGGTGGTCGAACGCGACGGCAGCCGGTTGCCCCTGACGGTCACGCCCGAGATCACCCAGATCACGGACCGGATGGGCAACACCCATTCCATCGGCCTGCTGGGGATCGGCCGGGCCGGCATGGAGTACCGCAGGCACGATCCCCTGACGGCCCTCTGGCAGGCCGGCCGGGAAACCGTCAATCTGACCGTGGGCACCCTGGGCGCCGTCGGCCAGATGATCTCCGGCTCGCGCGGGACCGAGGAACTGGGCGGCCCGCTGCGCATCGCGCAGATGTCCGGCGAGGTCGCGCAGAGCGGCGTCGTGGCGCTGGTCTGGTTCATGGCGATCCTCTCGGTCAATCTCGGCCTCATCAACCTTTTTCCCATCCCGATGTTGGACGGCGGCCACTTGTTGTTCTATGCCGTCGAGGCGATCCGTGGTAAGCCGCTCGGCGACAGGGCTCAGGAATATGGCTTTCGGATTGGTTTGGCCCTGGTGCTCACCTTGATGGTCTTCGCGACCTGGAACGATCTGGTGCACCTGCGTGTGGTCGACTTCTTCCGTGACCTGATTTCCTGA
- a CDS encoding OmpH family outer membrane protein: MKRGAGPIRRLLIAAGLGLAIVAGQPGGAAAQQLPATAVAVVDVQQIMQVSAAAQSIQKQLDAQRQTYQKEISKQEENLRAAEQELGRQRSNLAPEAFEQKRREFEQQVADVQRSVQNRKRVLDQAFNESMKKLHETMLEVVAEVAGEQKASLVLAKQQVVIAEKSLDLTGSVLDRLNKKLPSVAVTVPKS; the protein is encoded by the coding sequence ATGAAGCGTGGTGCGGGCCCCATCAGGAGGCTTCTGATCGCCGCCGGCCTCGGCTTGGCCATCGTGGCCGGCCAGCCGGGCGGGGCGGCTGCCCAGCAGCTGCCCGCGACGGCGGTGGCCGTGGTCGATGTCCAGCAGATCATGCAAGTGTCGGCGGCGGCGCAAAGCATCCAGAAGCAGCTCGACGCCCAGCGCCAGACGTACCAGAAGGAAATCTCGAAGCAGGAGGAGAACCTGCGCGCGGCGGAACAGGAACTGGGCCGCCAGCGCTCCAACCTGGCTCCGGAAGCCTTCGAGCAGAAGCGGCGGGAATTCGAACAGCAGGTCGCCGATGTCCAGCGCTCGGTGCAGAACCGGAAGCGCGTCCTGGATCAGGCGTTCAATGAGTCCATGAAGAAACTCCACGAGACGATGCTGGAGGTGGTCGCCGAGGTCGCCGGCGAGCAGAAGGCCAGCCTTGTGCTCGCCAAGCAGCAGGTCGTGATCGCCGAGAAGTCGCTTGACCTGACCGGCTCGGTGCTCGACCGTCTTAACAAGAAGCTGCCGTCGGTGGCGGTCACCGTACCCAAGAGTTGA
- the lpxD gene encoding UDP-3-O-(3-hydroxymyristoyl)glucosamine N-acyltransferase — MPDPRFFTAAGPFTLERLAGIAGAELAPGADPAAEFTDVAPLDTAGPGDVSFLDNKKYVGAFEASRAGACIVHPDLVSKAPPGMALLVTPKPYRGYALVAQAFYPVPAPKPGISPQAVVDPTAAIGEGTEVGPGAVIGAGVRIGARCRIAPNAVIGDRVEIGDDTTIGACASLSHCLIGSRVNIYPGARIGTDGFGFAMDPAGYVRVPQLGRVIVEDDVEIGTNSTIDRGAGPDTVIGRGSMIDNLVQIGHNVAMGPGCVIVAQSGISGSTQLGHHVVLAAQAGLAGHLKVGAGARIAAKAGVMRDIPPGGEVGGVPSVPMKQWLRQVAVLANLTRGKSTRRKEE, encoded by the coding sequence ATGCCGGACCCTCGCTTTTTTACCGCCGCAGGCCCCTTCACCCTCGAACGGCTGGCAGGCATCGCCGGCGCTGAACTGGCGCCCGGAGCCGATCCCGCCGCCGAGTTCACCGATGTCGCTCCGCTGGATACCGCCGGCCCTGGGGACGTCAGCTTCCTGGACAACAAGAAGTATGTCGGGGCCTTCGAGGCGAGCCGCGCCGGCGCCTGCATCGTCCACCCCGACTTGGTTTCGAAGGCTCCGCCCGGCATGGCATTGCTGGTGACGCCGAAGCCGTACCGGGGCTATGCCCTGGTCGCGCAGGCCTTCTATCCGGTGCCGGCCCCGAAGCCCGGAATCTCGCCCCAGGCCGTCGTCGACCCGACAGCCGCGATCGGGGAGGGGACGGAAGTCGGTCCGGGCGCGGTCATCGGTGCCGGGGTCCGCATCGGCGCACGCTGCCGGATCGCGCCGAACGCCGTGATCGGCGACCGGGTGGAGATCGGCGACGACACCACCATCGGAGCCTGCGCGTCGCTGAGCCACTGCCTCATCGGGAGCCGGGTCAACATCTATCCGGGCGCCCGGATCGGCACCGACGGCTTCGGCTTCGCGATGGATCCCGCGGGTTATGTCCGGGTGCCGCAGCTTGGCCGGGTCATCGTCGAGGACGACGTGGAAATCGGGACCAACTCGACCATCGACCGGGGAGCCGGGCCCGACACGGTGATCGGGCGCGGGTCGATGATTGATAATCTGGTCCAGATCGGGCACAACGTGGCCATGGGGCCGGGGTGCGTGATCGTCGCGCAATCCGGAATCTCGGGCAGCACGCAGCTTGGTCATCACGTGGTTCTGGCGGCGCAGGCCGGTCTGGCCGGACACCTCAAGGTCGGTGCTGGCGCGCGGATCGCCGCGAAGGCCGGCGTGATGCGTGACATTCCACCCGGTGGCGAGGTTGGAGGAGTCCCGTCGGTTCCCATGAAGCAATGGTTGCGTCAGGTCGCGGTGCTGGCGAACCTGACCCGCGGGAAATCTACCCGCCGCAAGGAAGAATGA
- the pyrH gene encoding UMP kinase yields the protein MPTNARYGRVLLKISGEALMGNREYGLDPEIVDRVADEVKSVVGMGVEVCLVIGGGNIFRGVSGAATGMERATADYMGMLATVINALAMQSALERRSVQTRVQSAIPMASVCEPYIRRRAVRHMEKGRVVIFGAGTGNPFFTTDTAAALRASEMGCDALLKGTKVDGVYSADPNKDPSAQRFETLTHLEVLAKDLQVMDASAISLARENKIPILVFSIHTAGAFAEVMAGRGKFTIITEEG from the coding sequence ATGCCCACCAACGCCCGGTATGGTCGCGTCCTGCTGAAGATTTCCGGCGAGGCGCTGATGGGCAATCGGGAATACGGGCTTGACCCCGAAATCGTCGACCGCGTCGCCGATGAGGTGAAGTCGGTCGTCGGCATGGGCGTCGAGGTCTGCCTGGTGATCGGCGGCGGCAACATCTTCCGCGGCGTCTCTGGCGCCGCGACGGGGATGGAGCGGGCGACGGCCGATTACATGGGCATGCTCGCGACGGTGATCAACGCGCTTGCGATGCAGAGCGCACTGGAGCGCAGGAGCGTCCAGACCCGGGTGCAGTCCGCCATTCCGATGGCCAGCGTCTGCGAACCCTACATCCGGCGGCGCGCCGTGCGCCACATGGAGAAGGGGCGGGTCGTGATCTTCGGTGCCGGAACGGGTAACCCGTTCTTCACCACGGATACCGCGGCGGCGCTGCGCGCGTCGGAAATGGGCTGCGACGCTCTCCTGAAGGGCACCAAGGTGGACGGCGTCTACTCCGCCGATCCCAACAAGGATCCGTCGGCTCAGCGCTTCGAGACGTTGACCCACCTTGAGGTTCTGGCGAAGGATCTCCAGGTGATGGACGCCTCGGCCATTTCGCTGGCGCGCGAGAATAAAATTCCCATCCTAGTGTTCTCGATCCATACGGCCGGTGCCTTCGCCGAAGTCATGGCGGGGCGCGGCAAGTTCACGATCATCACGGAAGAGGGCTGA
- a CDS encoding isoprenyl transferase → MTTTGALPQHVAIIMDGNGRWAKARGLPRTAGHRKGIEAVRRTVEAARELGIPYLTMFGFSSENWRRPEGEIFDLMQLLRFYLRSEIAELHKNGVRLRVIGDRSRLSGDIVTMIEKAEELTRGNRALNLTIALSYGSRQEIAGAARQMVRDALEGRLNPEDVTEESFSGRLLTREIPDPDLLLRTSGEQRISNFLLWQLAYTELVFVDTLWPDFTKRDLEDAIREFNQRDRRYGAVGTR, encoded by the coding sequence ATGACCACGACGGGCGCCTTGCCGCAGCATGTAGCGATCATCATGGACGGTAACGGCCGCTGGGCGAAAGCCCGCGGCCTGCCGCGGACCGCAGGCCATCGCAAGGGCATCGAAGCCGTTCGGCGGACGGTGGAGGCTGCCCGCGAACTGGGCATCCCTTACCTCACCATGTTCGGGTTCTCGTCGGAGAACTGGCGCAGGCCGGAGGGCGAGATCTTCGACCTCATGCAACTTCTCCGGTTCTATCTGCGCAGCGAGATCGCCGAACTCCATAAGAACGGCGTCCGGCTGAGGGTGATCGGCGACCGCTCCCGCCTGTCCGGCGACATCGTCACCATGATCGAGAAAGCGGAGGAGTTGACCCGCGGGAACCGCGCGCTGAACCTCACCATCGCGCTCAGCTACGGCTCCCGGCAGGAAATCGCGGGAGCCGCCCGGCAGATGGTCAGGGACGCGCTGGAAGGGCGGCTCAATCCCGAGGACGTGACCGAGGAGTCCTTCTCGGGCCGCCTGCTGACCCGTGAGATTCCCGATCCCGACCTGTTGCTGCGCACCAGCGGCGAGCAGCGGATCAGCAATTTCCTGCTGTGGCAATTGGCCTATACCGAGCTGGTCTTCGTCGATACGCTGTGGCCTGATTTCACGAAGCGCGATCTGGAAGATGCAATCCGAGAATTCAACCAGCGCGACAGGCGCTACGGCGCAGTCGGGACTCGGTAG
- a CDS encoding phosphatidate cytidylyltransferase codes for MQSENSTSATGATAQSGLGRSGNLRTRILSALVLGPVVLLAVYLGGWVFEVLILTFAVLAVAEWTRLVEPDRSRWIASLPVAAVAAILIADFILGAAVSLLLAAILTVALLGYAWMSRSDHRWLFSFGIPYIVFGSVSLIWVRGHPEDGLGLLIYLLFCIWATDIGAYAAGKSIGGPKLAPRISPKKTWAGLIGGMLSAAVFGGGVAVAFDAELPWLAAALGMLLAVVGQIGDLFESGIKRRFDVKDSGRLIPGHGGLLDRVDGLIVAAPVFALFHATLGKALAWW; via the coding sequence ATGCAATCCGAGAATTCAACCAGCGCGACAGGCGCTACGGCGCAGTCGGGACTCGGTAGATCGGGAAACCTGCGCACCAGGATCCTTTCCGCTCTGGTTCTCGGACCCGTCGTTCTTCTGGCCGTCTATCTCGGCGGCTGGGTCTTCGAAGTCCTGATCCTGACCTTCGCGGTCCTGGCGGTCGCGGAATGGACCCGGCTGGTCGAGCCGGACCGTTCCCGGTGGATCGCTTCCCTGCCGGTGGCGGCGGTGGCGGCGATCCTCATCGCGGACTTCATCTTGGGGGCGGCTGTGTCGCTCCTGCTGGCCGCAATCCTTACGGTGGCGCTGCTCGGCTACGCCTGGATGTCCCGTTCCGACCACCGCTGGCTCTTCTCCTTCGGCATTCCCTACATCGTCTTCGGCAGCGTCTCCCTGATCTGGGTGCGGGGTCACCCGGAGGACGGGCTGGGGCTGCTCATCTACCTGCTGTTCTGCATCTGGGCGACCGACATCGGTGCCTACGCCGCCGGCAAGAGCATCGGAGGACCGAAGCTGGCCCCCCGCATCAGCCCCAAGAAGACCTGGGCCGGCCTCATCGGCGGTATGCTGAGCGCCGCCGTGTTCGGGGGCGGCGTCGCGGTGGCGTTCGATGCCGAGCTACCTTGGCTGGCGGCCGCGCTCGGCATGCTGCTCGCCGTGGTCGGCCAGATCGGCGATCTGTTCGAGTCGGGCATAAAGCGCCGGTTCGACGTCAAGGACAGCGGGCGTCTCATTCCCGGCCACGGCGGTCTGCTGGACCGCGTGGACGGACTAATTGTCGCAGCGCCGGTCTTCGCGCTGTTCCACGCGACTTTGGGGAAAGCTCTCGCATGGTGGTAG